Below is a window of Ananas comosus cultivar F153 linkage group 9, ASM154086v1, whole genome shotgun sequence DNA.
TCTGACGAAGCTGCAAATCAACGTTCTGATTCTGAAGATAAATCGAGCAAATTCAGGTTTCATTTCTTAATTAGCACTTTACTACGGTATCCTTTGTACTTCTCTGATGCTCTCACCACTTTTCAATAGTCGATTACCAAAGGGATTAATTTGAATAACTGCAGGGAGGGCCCAAGTGGTAGTTCAAGGAGAAGCCCGGTTAGAGCTGCTGCAAATGAAAACAAGATCCGAAGAATGGACGGCCATTCAAGGAGTCCATCTAGGATTCCCTTGAATAAGGCTTCTGAGCCTGCATTAAATCGTGAACGAGATTTACGAAAAAGCCCTTCGCCCGATGGTCATCCAAAGAGAGTAAGAAAGGGACGTGGATTCACGCAGCAGTACGCTTTTGTGCGTAAATATCGGACACCGTCGCCGGAACGCTTGCCCTTTCGCTCCCGTAATTATACAGGAAGATATGAAAGAGAAGGTTATCGGAATAGGTAATTTTTACTCTTTCTCGTTCGTTAGATTGATGTTCCATTAATGCTGAGCTTAGTTTTCCTTGCCTACAGTTATGGGAGGTATCGAAATTACTCTGAGCGGTCACCGGCAAGGAGATATTATGGTGCTTCAAGGGTTAGCAGGGGTGGTAGTCCAacgaggtctctctctctctctctctctcaaattttaTTGGCTTTGTTTGATGTATGATATATTCATAACCTGCCATTACTCgcattatttcatttttttttaatttctaattgaaGATTTTTGACTTCTTTCTATTTGTATacgaaaaggaaaaaggaaaaataataacCGAAAGCCCCCGTTGGGTATTggtatttatattttatgtgaCTACTGAACAATGCCGAATTTATGTGgagtttgtttttgtttgtaaGCTTTGCTAATCTGTTTTATTAATGGCAATCATATATTTGACCAAACTGATATTTTAGATACCGAAGGGGACGAAGCAGGAGCATTTCAACCAGCCCCATGGGCCGCCGCGGCCGAGGGAGGGACCGCAGCCCGAGCCCGAGACGTAGCCGAAGCCCGAGAGATTATCGTAGGCCCGCTATTAGCGAAAGACTCCAATCTCGTCTCGACACACAAGACATCAAGCGCCCTTCAAAAGAAAGGTCGCGATCTAGGTCAAAGAGTCGGGGTTCTTCAGCATCCCGATCTCCCATTCGGGGTTCGGTCAAAAGGGAGAATACGAGAAATCGGAGATCTCGGAGCAGTTCCAGGTCGAGTAGTCCTGCTGGAAACGCTGGTTTGGTTTCGTATGGAGATGGGAGCCCTAATGGTTAGCTATGTTTTGAGTTTGACTACCGCGAAGGTTTTGattatctctctctatatattgtCTTGTACTTGTGTACTGACTCAGTAAGGTAAACCTattttcggttcggaattttgctttgttttatgtttatgtttaatGGGTTGTCCTTTTTCCCTTAGTATTGTCTTGGAATGATGTTGAAGAATGAAAAATGACATACACAATGATACAGCAGATATTGTTGTCATGAATTATGCTCATTTCTCAGTGGTATCAATTTGCTTGCAACAACATTATGCTTTTTGAGACTTTGTTCAATTCAATGTTGGAACTCAAAATTATTGTGTTTGTGGTCTTAAAAGGTATTCAAAATTATTGTGTATGTGAGTCTAAATTACTTCATATTGTTGTTACCTTCTCTAAAACTTTAGTGAGCTTGATGTGTAATAATAAAACTCTGATCTGGAAAACCTGTTTTTACTCATCTATTCCTAAAAGAGGCAATCATCATCAGGTAAATTCACATAAACCACCTCTGATATTGAGTGACACTGCAAACTAACTGAACTATTTTTGGTATAAAGAAGCTACATTCATGCTTGTAGTTCGTTTACCGCCGATGTAGTGTAGCAGCGGAACTGTGTATTGCTCTCATTCTATACATCTGCAGCTATGTTCAGCAATGAAACAAAAGATTTGCAGTAGCTCTTCTTTGGTTGTTTGGTTTTATGAAGTGTTCCTGGAGACAAAAAAAGTTTGTGCTTACATGAACAAACAAACAGCAACAGCACCAAACAAGGAATGCAGTTTTGAATTTCTTCAAGCAAATACATCTTCGCCGCCACCGAAATGACCAACAAGTTCTGTTTCAGGATAGTAAAAGCACAAGGGGGAAAATACAAGGAAATCTAAATCCAAGCAACACAGCGAAACAAGACTAATTACGATATTATTACAAAAGAGCCTGATTATTACAAAAGATCCTAAAACACGAGTACATTCGTAGTTTGATCATCATCAACATTTCCTGATCTTCCCTGCATTCGTCTCCTCCTCTCAGATGGGCATGCCTTTCGGCGTAATCTGGTCTTTTATCCACATGTAAATCGGCACTAGCACGAAGTACGTCGCTGCGATGCTGCCCAAGACGAAGCGCAGCAGGAAGGAGAACGGATTCACGGGCCTCTCAACGTCCTCAGCCTTCGGACCAAGCTACAAAAAGATTAAACCGAACAGTTTAGGTGATTTCCAACAAATTTAACAacacaagaaaatgaaaaggaaaatcaGTAACAGATGTAGAATTTTTCGTTGGTTTACTGGTGTTTAGTGCCGACATCATCATTTGCTATTGAGGGTCTGCAAAGACTAGGAACATTGAGAAACATTAACTGCATTTCCTTGCACTTGAATTCAGGTTAGGAAGAACTAATCCATGAGTCATGGCAAATAATCAATAAAGGACGAACTTTGGCGGCGATTTTACTCGGTTATGACCGAAAGTCAATTTTGTCACTTTTGTGGAATTGAGCAGCGAAACAGTGAACGAAAGTCTAATCTCACTGTTCATCCCCACTCCGTCAAACCAAACCAGGAAACTCGTGACTTACGACGAATGGTCCAAACTTACGAAACAAACGTGCCCTTATAACCAATAAAACTATGGCTTCTAGAGTTCCCCGCTCAACTTGCAGATTATTACACTAACGAGGCATTCGTTTCATTGATTTGTAAACTATCCTTGGATGAAATGCATGCCATTTGTTTCATCGATTCGTAACATCCGTAATAAGCCTTAATTCCAGACACATAGGCATCTCATATTACCATGGGAGGGGGGATTTTCTCATTCCAATACCTGATGGAAATTAGTTCTTCACGGAAATACACCATTCCTCAATAGCAAGAACTCGACTTAAAAGAGTAAACGATAAAATACTTTGCATTTGGTAATGTTACAAACTCAAAAAAGTTAATCCAAACACCTCCTACAAAGTTTGAGCAATGTGAATATGTGATGAACTTttctttttgggaaaacttcaaaaaccccccctgtggtttcgtgcattctcactttgctaccctgtggtttaaaacgtatcaatttgcccccttgtggtttcgtttttatctttttgttatcaattttattattattattttttaaaatcagtgacaaagttaaaattaaaggatactaaagtgactattcgataaatatagatggttatctgaagtttcttgtatataatttaacgaaatattaacgaaaaagcttccgaaaagataaaaatgaaaccacaggggggtaaattgatacgttttaaaccacagggtagcaaagtgagaatgcacgaaaccacagggggggtttttgaagttttccctttcttttttaataCCCTTGGTACGACAAACAGGAAAACCTACAAACTAGAATAAGTTTGACACCACTAAAAGAATAAACCTACACTATCCTTGCATGAAGTATACACAAAGTCAAACATCAAACCAGAAACCACAATATACTCATCAAAATGATACACAGCGTAAGCAAAGAAAGGCATTTATTTTACTCATACCTGGCTCATGAGCCACTCGAGAAACCGTAGACCACCAAATCAAATCATGTTTACTCGTATTTCAAAAATAACCAACATGGCTTCAAAAGTAGCCGAGCCTTGATTTGAGGCTTTAGCTTGTCTCATTCCTAAGCCAAGTGAATTTCAACTCGACGTTCAGCTGAGCCAAGCCAAACCATTTATTTATTGATATGCTAACTTTTTACTCAACTCTTAACTAGCATAACACTGGAAATTCTTGAAAATAACAACACACATAAGTAGATACCTAACAGACCAACAGGTGGCCGCAATTTGTCGATAGTGAATATATCTATAAGACGGTAGGCGCTAGAGATAAAAAGCGATCCAAGAATTTTATCAAGTCTATAAGAACTACAAAAAGTGGAATATGATTTCAGATCCAGCTAAACAAAATTCAGTTGTTCTATGTCCAATTGTTTTTCACTATGTCTGTTTTTTGCAAACAGAAATACGCGTACCCCTCTTAGATCACGTCAGATCGAAAGAGTCCTGGAAATCGAGTTGTTTAAGTTGATTAACTTCTTTGCTAATCCTTAGAAAAGAAAACATTTAGCCAAAAATAAACGGGAATACCTGCAAAGGAGAATCTCCGGGTTGCCTTTTCACGCCGGTCACAGAGCAACCCATGATAAGCCCGTGCCGACGAACACCGCGGTACCATTTCGGGCCAATCCTTTTCAATTGAACATCCTTGAACCCGGCGTTCTTGAACCACTCGATGTACTCTTCCTCCTTAGGAAAGAGCATCCACATGTCGGCGAAAAAGCGCGAGAGCCAGAACGTCGGGTAGACGGGCCCAATCACGCAGGCAACTCCGCCTTGCCTCAGAACCCTGTATGCTTCCCTTATACCGCGTTGCGGCTCGGGCCAATACTCGATactggagagagaaagaacagCAACAATATTAgaacaaagagaagagaagaagaatttTAGGTGAAGTACCAACATATTCGAATCTAATGGGTCAAGGCATTACTTTTGAGgcctaaaaatatcaaaatcggcacaaaaaacataaaatattcatcatttcttttgACCTTTCGCAAACTAAGGAAACATGAATAGAGAAAACTGACAACATGGTGTGTAGACATTCTAAATTACAAATAAACTCTACTGCGTCGAGCTTCTGAATGAATTTAAAGAACACAAATTTGATGAACAATGCAATATCTTTTACTTCCAAAATCCAAGGCCTAGATCTCAAATCTTTTCACTTCTAAAAGTATCCATCTTATGAAATCCCATAGTttgttaattcgcgaattattggaAATCTGAATAAAACGGTCTGAATAAAACGGTCCGTATGCAATTTATTCtccaaaaattcggaataatATGCGAATTTTTgggttagatttattattcgcgaataattcacgtaTGTCGAACTATTCAGCCAAAAAAACGCgcaatttttttggataaaattcctTTCCAaattattgccgaattattcgcgaattattgaaaaattttatgaacTTCTGAAATATGTGGATcataaaaaagatgaagatggaGACGACAATAAAGTTTGCTAttactttttttacttaatctactttattttgtagCTCTCTTTTTTATATCCTTAAGAATTTATAACTATGTATGCGAGTAGcataaatctagaaaaaaaagcttagtttaatagccgaatttttgatcccgaattatTAATTGGTTAACGTATAATTTCTGTATAAATCgcatatccgaataattggcgaatccctTTTTTAAGCCGtattttttcaacgaatttaaaacttaagatatgaattttattcgaattacatccgtaccgaatttttgccgaattcgAATTACCTAACTATGTTATGAATATCAGCTGCTGAAACTGGATATACAAAATCCTATCATAAACTTTTGCGAACTCGAAATATACGATATCTCGATCAAACGGTCCGAGCAATACCTTCCGGCGGAAATGTACCGATCGAAGGAATCGGTCGGGAACGGGAGATCCTCGGCGTCCCCCTCCATTATAGTGCACTCCTTGAGCGGCTCCTTTTGCCGCGCCTTGGCGAGCTGATGCGGGGATTGGTCGATGATGGTGACGTTCTTCGGATCGACGTGCTTAACGATCCCCAGAGTGGTGAACCCGGTCCCACCACCCACATCCACAACCTTCAACCTAGGACTATACAGATCAGCAGGTTTCAGAGCCTCATCCCTCATATCCTCAGTCCAGTGCCCAGGGTTTATGACATGGTCATAAACAATGGAGAGGAATCTGTAGAACCAAAACGCCTCCTTTTTGTGTTGTATGAACCTGGGTTGAGATGCAGGCCTGGAAGAGGAGAGGCTACATTTGGGTGCCACAAATTTAGCATCTTTTCTCAGATTGAAGGGGGTTAAGCCCATCTTGGAGAGGGGTTTCCCATGGAGAGTGGAGTTCATGGAGCCCAAACCATGGGGGCTCCTCATCCCGGTGAGCTTGAGCCCCTCAGCGCCATTGAGCATGGAAGAAGCCATGGGAGGAGCAAAAGAGAGGTGCCCCACTTCTCCAAGAAGCGATTTTTACACTAAAGGAGCAGTTTTTCTGCGCATAACCAGatcaaaaccccaaaaccaaGCTGAAAAAAGAAGCGCTTTTTATTAGAGTTCTATGAATCAAATGCACAAGAAGGAGAGACaaaacccccttttttttttctttttgcttgaaactctttctctcctcttcctcgGTGGAAAAAGGAGagatttttttagagagaaaaaggaaaagagggggaaaaagtGCTTTTTTGAGGAGGAAGTGCTTACCAATTTGGGATTTTGACgagagaagcagaagcagaagcagaagcagaagcagaagctctcTTTCTCCACAGAAATTTTCGCTGTTTCAGATTAGGAGTGAGCTGTCGGAGTAAGATGTAGTAGTGcagttgttggagggtaaaaatgtatgcaGATCCCTAACCTATAGCAAATTCTGAAAAGGAGACCTCAACTtttgtttttgggtttttttgcatttggccccctcatatttttctttttacaaataggcccatcaaatttataattgtaaatttgGCTCTATCCCCGCGCCATTTAAGGTGGAgcggtgttaagttgaacacgattaatcattcaccatgttcaaacacggtgaatggttcatcgtgttctATACTTATATtccccttcttttccttttcaatacttatatttttttcgtaatatatatatatatatatttttaaatacggtgaatcattcaccgtgtttgaacacgatgaatggttcaccgtatttcgtacttatatatttcttatatttatttgcaatatatatatttgtattttacccaaacacggtgaatcattcaccgtgtttagacacagtgaatggttcaccgtgttcaacttaacaaacTGACTGGGACCGGCCCAAGCTCTGCTGACGTGACGTCTGCGTGACAGGACTACGaccatttttataaatataaatttgctgggattaattttaaaataaatttttttgtaagaagctaaatgcaaaaaaaaccctttgTTTTCTTATTTGAGTTTTTCTTAACTCAGTGTCTTTAATAGTTTAATTGTTAATTAGTCCAgatttatttattaaagaaataaaaaataaatttgatatttagactaaaattacttaaatctaaataattaaacaaaaagtgGAGAGGCTtttgtcacaatggcctatagGCAAGGGGGTCTCCAACATTTTTACCCTTGTTTGAGGGACCAAAGGAGAgatttttctcactttttttttttttgcgttttaattaatttctctgCGAATAATGGCCACAATTTTTTGTTGCAATTTAATTCCGAGTCCGTGACTCTGAGGATGATCCCCACCGTTCAATTATTTGGGGCTGTTGAATTGTGAATggatttaactttttttttattaccaaCTTATTAAGTCATTTAAAGattgttaaaaattaatatctttttttgttaataGACTATTAATTATTCCTATATAATTAACGtgtgataataaaaatattttttaatctttgatGATCTAATATTTCtattacttaaaattataataattttttcacattACTGACACTTTTTACGTGTACGTCTATCCAACTTGAATAGAGTAAAATAGCACAACAATAAAAACGATCTATAacgacatttttaaatataggtacatgtcaaaaaagtgctgctagctaaaattactgacacttttaaaaaat
It encodes the following:
- the LOC109714869 gene encoding 2-methyl-6-phytyl-1,4-hydroquinone methyltransferase 1, chloroplastic gives rise to the protein MASSMLNGAEGLKLTGMRSPHGLGSMNSTLHGKPLSKMGLTPFNLRKDAKFVAPKCSLSSSRPASQPRFIQHKKEAFWFYRFLSIVYDHVINPGHWTEDMRDEALKPADLYSPRLKVVDVGGGTGFTTLGIVKHVDPKNVTIIDQSPHQLAKARQKEPLKECTIMEGDAEDLPFPTDSFDRYISAGSIEYWPEPQRGIREAYRVLRQGGVACVIGPVYPTFWLSRFFADMWMLFPKEEEYIEWFKNAGFKDVQLKRIGPKWYRGVRRHGLIMGCSVTGVKRQPGDSPLQLGPKAEDVERPVNPFSFLLRFVLGSIAATYFVLVPIYMWIKDQITPKGMPI